One part of the Glycine max cultivar Williams 82 chromosome 14, Glycine_max_v4.0, whole genome shotgun sequence genome encodes these proteins:
- the LOC100778718 gene encoding ultraviolet-B receptor UVR8 isoform X2, with protein sequence MAINNGGGSEEGALQTVLYMWGYLPGALPQRTPLLTPVAVRVPPCDYSWNDVCGGGCGFAIAISESGKLITWGSTDDLGQSYVTSGKHGETPEPFPLPTEASIVKAAAGWAHCVAVTEHGAVYTWGWKECIPSGRVFGEPSTGVSLEKDVPGRHSQVSTEQVSPRSQGSRSTGGTASSNSGEESTKRRRVSSAKQTAESSSSSDDSLTAFPCLVTLNPGIRIASVAAGGRHTLALSDTGLVWAWGYGGEGQLGLGSRIRMVSTPHLVPCIDSSYYSKDRSATLARGNMDSEGQTFRVPGSYIKRIACGGRHSAVITDAGALLTFGWGLYGQCGQGITDDELSPTCVSSILGIHIERVAAGLWHTVCTSADGDVYAFGENQFGQLGTGADQAETLPRLLDSPSLDNLRAKNISCGARHTALVTEGGKVFCWGWNKYGQLGLGDVIDRNIPSEVIIEGCVPKNVACGWWHTLLLAESPT encoded by the exons ATGGCCATCAATAATGGTGGGGGAAGCGAGGAAGGGGCATTGCAGACAGTGCTTTACATGTGGGGCTACCTTCCCGGAGCTCTGCCGCAGAGGACGCCCCTCTTGACGCCGGTTGCCGTTAGGGTTCCGCCGTGTGATTACTCTTGGAATGATGTTTGCGGCGGTGGCTGTGGATTCGCTATTGCTATATCTG AATCGGGGAAGCTCATCACATGGGGCTCAACAGATGATCTAGGCCAAAGCTATGTGACTTCTGGCAAGCATGGG GAAACTCCAGAGCCTTTCCCTCTTCCAACGGAAGCCTCTATTGTAAAAGCTGCAGCAGGATGGGCTCATTGTGTTGCTGTAACAG AACATGGAGCAGTTTATACATGGGGATGGAAAGAATGTATTCCCTCTGGGAGGGTATTTGGTGAACCATCAACAGGGGTAAGTCTTGAGAAAGATGTGCCAGGAAGGCATAGTCAAGTGTCCACAGAGCAAG TGAGCCCTCGTTCTCAAGGCTCAAGATCTACTGGAGGTACTGCCTCCAGTAACAGTGGAGAAGAAAGTACAAAGCGAAGGAGAGTGTCTTCAGCAAAGCAAACAGCTGAAAGCTCGTCATCCAGTGATGATAGTCTGACAGCATTCCCGTGTCTAGTCACACTAAATCCAGGGATAAGGATAGCTAGTGTTGCTGCTGGTGGACGTCATACGCTAGCGTTATCAG ATACAGGACTGGTGTGGGCTTGGGGCTATGGAGGTGAAGGGCAGCTTGGTTTGGGTTCCAGAATACGCATGGTTTCCACTCCTCATCTTGTTCCTTGTATTGATTCCTCTTATTATAGTAAAGATAGATCTGCTACACTGGCTCGAGGAAACATGGATTCAGAGGGACAAACTTTTAGAGTTCCTGGAAGTTATATAAAGAGAATTGCTTGCGGAGGTCGACATAGTGCAGTAATTACAG ATGCTGGAGCCTTGCTTACTTTTGGTTGGGGACTCTATGGACAG TGTGGGCAAGGAATTACCGATGATGAACTAAGCCCAACTTGTGTATCTTCCATATTGGGTATCCACATAGAGAGAGTTGCTGCAGGACTGTGGCATACAGTCTGTACATCTGCTGATGGTGATGTGTATGCATTTGGTGAGAATCAGTTTGGGCAGTTGGGAACTGGTGCTGATCAAGCTGAG ACTCTACCAAGACTACTGGATTCTCCGAGTTTGGATAATTTGCGTGCAAAGAATATATCTTGCGGTGCTCGCCACACTGCTTTAGTAACAG AGGGTGGAAAAGTTTTCTGCTGGGGATGGAACAAATATGGACAG CTGGGCCTCGGTGACGTAATTGACCGAAACATTCCTTCTGAAGTCATCATTGAAGGTTGTGTACCCAAAAATGTTGCTTGTGGTTGGTGGCATACTCTTCTTCTGGCCGAGTCCCCCACTTGA
- the LOC100778718 gene encoding ultraviolet-B receptor UVR8 isoform X1, translated as MAINNGGGSEEGALQTVLYMWGYLPGALPQRTPLLTPVAVRVPPCDYSWNDVCGGGCGFAIAISESGKLITWGSTDDLGQSYVTSGKHGETPEPFPLPTEASIVKAAAGWAHCVAVTAEHGAVYTWGWKECIPSGRVFGEPSTGVSLEKDVPGRHSQVSTEQVSPRSQGSRSTGGTASSNSGEESTKRRRVSSAKQTAESSSSSDDSLTAFPCLVTLNPGIRIASVAAGGRHTLALSDTGLVWAWGYGGEGQLGLGSRIRMVSTPHLVPCIDSSYYSKDRSATLARGNMDSEGQTFRVPGSYIKRIACGGRHSAVITDAGALLTFGWGLYGQCGQGITDDELSPTCVSSILGIHIERVAAGLWHTVCTSADGDVYAFGENQFGQLGTGADQAETLPRLLDSPSLDNLRAKNISCGARHTALVTEGGKVFCWGWNKYGQLGLGDVIDRNIPSEVIIEGCVPKNVACGWWHTLLLAESPT; from the exons ATGGCCATCAATAATGGTGGGGGAAGCGAGGAAGGGGCATTGCAGACAGTGCTTTACATGTGGGGCTACCTTCCCGGAGCTCTGCCGCAGAGGACGCCCCTCTTGACGCCGGTTGCCGTTAGGGTTCCGCCGTGTGATTACTCTTGGAATGATGTTTGCGGCGGTGGCTGTGGATTCGCTATTGCTATATCTG AATCGGGGAAGCTCATCACATGGGGCTCAACAGATGATCTAGGCCAAAGCTATGTGACTTCTGGCAAGCATGGG GAAACTCCAGAGCCTTTCCCTCTTCCAACGGAAGCCTCTATTGTAAAAGCTGCAGCAGGATGGGCTCATTGTGTTGCTGTAACAG CAGAACATGGAGCAGTTTATACATGGGGATGGAAAGAATGTATTCCCTCTGGGAGGGTATTTGGTGAACCATCAACAGGGGTAAGTCTTGAGAAAGATGTGCCAGGAAGGCATAGTCAAGTGTCCACAGAGCAAG TGAGCCCTCGTTCTCAAGGCTCAAGATCTACTGGAGGTACTGCCTCCAGTAACAGTGGAGAAGAAAGTACAAAGCGAAGGAGAGTGTCTTCAGCAAAGCAAACAGCTGAAAGCTCGTCATCCAGTGATGATAGTCTGACAGCATTCCCGTGTCTAGTCACACTAAATCCAGGGATAAGGATAGCTAGTGTTGCTGCTGGTGGACGTCATACGCTAGCGTTATCAG ATACAGGACTGGTGTGGGCTTGGGGCTATGGAGGTGAAGGGCAGCTTGGTTTGGGTTCCAGAATACGCATGGTTTCCACTCCTCATCTTGTTCCTTGTATTGATTCCTCTTATTATAGTAAAGATAGATCTGCTACACTGGCTCGAGGAAACATGGATTCAGAGGGACAAACTTTTAGAGTTCCTGGAAGTTATATAAAGAGAATTGCTTGCGGAGGTCGACATAGTGCAGTAATTACAG ATGCTGGAGCCTTGCTTACTTTTGGTTGGGGACTCTATGGACAG TGTGGGCAAGGAATTACCGATGATGAACTAAGCCCAACTTGTGTATCTTCCATATTGGGTATCCACATAGAGAGAGTTGCTGCAGGACTGTGGCATACAGTCTGTACATCTGCTGATGGTGATGTGTATGCATTTGGTGAGAATCAGTTTGGGCAGTTGGGAACTGGTGCTGATCAAGCTGAG ACTCTACCAAGACTACTGGATTCTCCGAGTTTGGATAATTTGCGTGCAAAGAATATATCTTGCGGTGCTCGCCACACTGCTTTAGTAACAG AGGGTGGAAAAGTTTTCTGCTGGGGATGGAACAAATATGGACAG CTGGGCCTCGGTGACGTAATTGACCGAAACATTCCTTCTGAAGTCATCATTGAAGGTTGTGTACCCAAAAATGTTGCTTGTGGTTGGTGGCATACTCTTCTTCTGGCCGAGTCCCCCACTTGA